From the Candidatus Zixiibacteriota bacterium genome, one window contains:
- the murB gene encoding UDP-N-acetylmuramate dehydrogenase: MKGNIMVERGTAAPALPIATLLAAFGPNLEFAKDMAPLTSYNTGGPARYFLAAESAAEITRGITEATRLGIPCFVIGGGSNLLISDDGFDGLIIKVDVRGIALSGDCEIKVGAGEDLMDLVNFATEHALTGIEFLAGIWGTVGGAVYGNAGAFGVEIGSVVTGVTIVTRDGKVKSAPPEYCRFGYRDSYLKTSHEVVVDTRIRLTKGERGQIKKKVDDILAQRETKHPSSLTAGCFFKNIPDAKEKYGKLPAGRLLDEAGVKGLKVGGARVYEKHANIIVNDGHATSKEIRQLADIMKQRVKDRFGIVLEEEVQQIGKF; encoded by the coding sequence TTGAAAGGCAACATCATGGTCGAAAGAGGAACCGCCGCGCCCGCTCTCCCCATTGCCACTTTGCTGGCTGCTTTTGGACCCAACTTGGAGTTTGCCAAAGACATGGCCCCATTGACCAGCTACAATACCGGCGGACCGGCTCGCTATTTCCTCGCGGCCGAATCGGCAGCAGAGATCACCCGTGGTATAACCGAGGCTACACGTCTTGGCATCCCGTGTTTTGTTATTGGCGGCGGCAGCAACCTCCTTATCTCCGACGACGGATTCGACGGGCTTATTATCAAGGTTGATGTCAGGGGGATCGCTCTTTCCGGCGATTGTGAGATCAAAGTGGGGGCCGGTGAGGACCTTATGGACTTGGTCAACTTTGCCACTGAACATGCACTTACCGGCATCGAGTTTCTGGCCGGTATCTGGGGAACGGTAGGTGGCGCCGTCTACGGCAACGCGGGAGCATTTGGTGTGGAGATCGGCTCGGTCGTTACCGGCGTCACGATCGTGACGCGCGACGGCAAAGTGAAGAGTGCCCCGCCTGAGTACTGTCGTTTTGGCTACCGCGACTCCTATCTCAAAACAAGCCACGAGGTGGTTGTCGATACCCGCATCCGGCTGACCAAAGGGGAACGGGGGCAGATCAAGAAGAAAGTTGATGATATCCTGGCCCAGCGCGAAACCAAACATCCATCGTCACTCACAGCCGGTTGTTTCTTCAAGAATATTCCCGATGCCAAAGAAAAATACGGGAAGCTGCCCGCCGGGCGTCTGCTTGATGAGGCCGGTGTGAAGGGGTTGAAAGTCGGTGGCGCCAGAGTGTATGAGAAGCACGCCAATATCATCGTCAACGACGGCCATGCAACCTCGAAAGAGATTCGCCAATTGGCCGATATAATGAAACAGCGGGTCAAAGACCGGTTTGGTATCGTGCTGGAAGAAGAAGTCCAGCAGATCGGCAAGTTCTAA
- the recG gene encoding ATP-dependent DNA helicase RecG, translating into MQHNDLCPCRSRPQGRRSAGQGLDIHSNPKVIDPTSQTDLTYPMPNLRLDSPLQYVKGVGPRRGDVLAKHGLVTVNDLLHYFPRHYLDRTNVTTIASLQVGQTVTIIGEVKAHGLLHGKRKRYEVILQDDTGGIALIWFAGIQYWQRYFKKGQLFAATGVVNYFMGLQIVHPDLERLEDNTDKMIHAGRIIPVYPQTSELTSVGLNSKGMRQATTFIFENLDERVSDPLPVPERTRVNLMPLHDAIARIHYPENRDQIELARRRLAFDELLELQFFVYRNKGKKEITVKKHTYAEPGEKLKAFKADLQFPLTNEQKKVVREIFADLQRQHPMSRLLQGDVGCGKTVVAVTAAIYVAENNMQCAFMAPTEILAEQHFRNWQKPLAEIGVRSALITSSLTSVQKKRTAQHCADGEIDLLFGTHALIYDYVTFPRLGLVIIDEQHRFGVEQRGKLYAKGDTPDLLVMTATPIPRTLALTLYGDLDISTINELPPGRKPIRTAWRAADARDKVHEFVKGELDKGGQAYIIYPLIEKSEQTELLNVEDSFEELSNGTFRNYRTAMVHGRVKPKERDEILRQFREGEIQALFATTVIEVGLDNPNATILIIEHAERFGLAQLHQLRGRVGRGEKQATVVALAGQPISDLARQRLEYFVTNSDGFAIAEADLELRGPGEIFGLRQSGLPELRAAHLGPDRDLLESARALLERLFRDQQSLDTPYRALFSYLNESASRRDIALGGG; encoded by the coding sequence GTGCAACATAACGATCTCTGTCCATGTAGGTCAAGACCCCAGGGGAGGAGATCCGCTGGTCAGGGTCTTGACATCCACAGCAATCCAAAAGTAATTGACCCCACCTCTCAAACCGACCTTACTTACCCCATGCCAAACCTCCGTCTCGATTCGCCGCTGCAGTACGTCAAAGGGGTCGGACCTCGTCGCGGTGATGTGCTCGCCAAACACGGCCTGGTCACCGTCAACGACCTGCTGCATTATTTCCCGCGCCACTATCTCGACCGCACCAACGTCACCACCATCGCCAGTCTGCAGGTCGGCCAGACCGTTACCATCATCGGCGAAGTCAAAGCGCACGGCTTGTTGCACGGCAAACGGAAACGATACGAGGTAATACTACAAGACGACACCGGCGGCATCGCCCTCATCTGGTTTGCCGGCATCCAGTACTGGCAGCGCTACTTTAAGAAGGGTCAACTGTTTGCTGCCACTGGCGTGGTCAATTATTTCATGGGCCTGCAGATCGTCCACCCGGATCTCGAGCGCCTCGAAGACAACACCGACAAAATGATTCACGCTGGACGGATCATCCCGGTCTATCCGCAAACCTCGGAGCTCACCAGTGTCGGCCTGAACAGCAAAGGGATGCGCCAGGCGACCACGTTTATCTTCGAGAACCTCGACGAACGAGTGTCCGATCCGCTCCCAGTGCCTGAACGCACACGCGTCAATCTCATGCCGCTGCACGATGCTATTGCGCGAATCCACTACCCGGAGAATCGCGACCAAATCGAGCTGGCCCGTCGGCGTCTGGCATTCGACGAGCTTCTTGAACTCCAGTTCTTCGTATATCGCAACAAGGGGAAAAAGGAGATAACGGTCAAGAAGCACACTTACGCCGAGCCGGGGGAGAAGCTCAAAGCGTTCAAGGCGGACCTTCAGTTCCCGCTCACCAACGAGCAGAAAAAGGTCGTGCGAGAGATATTCGCCGATCTTCAACGCCAGCACCCCATGTCCCGTCTGCTTCAGGGAGATGTCGGCTGCGGCAAGACTGTCGTCGCGGTGACTGCCGCCATTTATGTCGCCGAGAACAACATGCAGTGCGCCTTTATGGCTCCCACCGAAATCCTCGCCGAACAGCATTTCCGCAATTGGCAGAAACCGCTTGCCGAAATCGGGGTCCGCTCGGCGCTTATCACTTCGAGTCTGACCAGTGTCCAGAAGAAACGGACCGCCCAGCATTGCGCTGACGGTGAGATCGACCTGTTGTTCGGCACCCACGCCTTGATCTATGACTATGTAACCTTCCCTCGCCTTGGCCTTGTCATTATCGATGAACAACACCGGTTCGGAGTCGAACAGCGCGGCAAGCTGTACGCCAAAGGGGACACGCCAGACCTTCTGGTCATGACCGCCACACCGATCCCGCGCACGCTGGCACTGACGCTTTACGGCGACCTCGATATTTCCACCATCAACGAGCTACCGCCCGGACGCAAACCGATTCGCACCGCCTGGCGCGCCGCTGATGCCCGTGACAAAGTCCATGAGTTCGTCAAAGGGGAACTCGACAAGGGGGGTCAGGCATACATCATCTACCCGCTCATCGAAAAGTCAGAGCAGACCGAGCTGCTCAATGTTGAGGATTCATTCGAGGAACTCTCGAACGGCACCTTTCGCAACTACCGCACCGCCATGGTTCACGGACGTGTCAAACCGAAAGAGCGTGACGAAATTCTCCGCCAATTCCGCGAAGGGGAGATCCAAGCCCTGTTTGCCACCACGGTCATTGAGGTTGGTCTGGATAACCCGAACGCGACTATCCTTATCATCGAGCACGCTGAGCGGTTTGGTCTGGCACAACTGCATCAACTTCGCGGGCGGGTCGGCCGCGGGGAAAAACAGGCCACCGTGGTTGCCCTCGCCGGCCAGCCAATCTCTGACCTGGCCCGCCAGCGCCTCGAGTACTTCGTAACCAATTCCGATGGTTTCGCTATTGCCGAGGCCGATCTCGAACTGCGCGGTCCCGGCGAGATATTCGGGCTCCGCCAATCGGGTCTCCCTGAACTCCGCGCGGCTCATCTGGGGCCTGACCGTGATCTGCTTGAATCCGCCCGTGCCCTGCTTGAGCGGCTGTTTCGCGACCAACAGAGCCTTGACACACCCTACCGCGCACTGTTTTCATATCTCAACGAATCTGCTTCCCGTCGCGATATCGCGCTTGGGGGCGGATGA
- a CDS encoding DUF1844 domain-containing protein, giving the protein MSDDQFDMPFYQLVLSLQAAAVQQLGKVASPLDGQINRDMVMAKGTIDILEMIGRKTQGNLTPDEKKLLDHVLFELRMNFVDEQKKDQKSDHDTAGQDSSGAPQTGAGSEPDR; this is encoded by the coding sequence ATGAGTGATGACCAGTTTGATATGCCGTTCTACCAACTCGTCCTGTCATTACAGGCGGCAGCCGTCCAGCAGTTGGGAAAAGTCGCCTCGCCGCTCGATGGCCAGATCAACCGTGACATGGTCATGGCCAAAGGGACGATCGATATACTGGAGATGATCGGACGGAAAACGCAGGGGAATCTGACCCCCGATGAGAAGAAGCTTCTCGACCATGTCCTGTTCGAATTGCGCATGAACTTCGTTGACGAGCAGAAGAAAGACCAAAAATCGGATCATGACACGGCAGGTCAGGATTCGTCGGGCGCTCCCCAGACTGGAGCCGGATCGGAACCGGACCGATAA